GTGGTTTTTAGAAATTATACATGTTGGTATTTATACGATATAATATGGGCCTATGTGCTAACTGGGAAATAGTCACACGTACCGCTGTCAATTTTCACAGGTTAGAATCAGGTGTGAATGGCTCAACGTAGTAGCATGATTTATAGAATTATTCGAATTTCTGATTTAATAACTAACTGCTCTGGCCTGTtagcagaaatatatttattcataaatgaaTAAGACTATATGCAGACTATATGCAGACTATATACGTTGAAAATCAATCAGCTTTACAAAACCATACAGTTTCCATTAACCTAAAGCTTTATAAACTGCCTTCTGACGGTACATAATTCCTATACAATCGATGCAGTAAAGGaattatatcattatttactGGACATATTGGAGACCAGTGAATCCTCCGATGACACATATTTCCTGAATCTGTATATTCCGCTCACTTTGATCGTATAACAAAAGGGACTTCATTTATGAATGGCAATATTCCCAGAAAACcctgtatatagtatatgtaagtgaaactttGAACTCCAGTCTTTACCATCAATAGTCACCGTTCagagtttcttaagttttaccaaACACAACAGCCATTGGTTACAATTTTTTCGTCATAACGTGAAAGATGTATGGTGCAATATTATTTGTAAGTATATAAATCTACTTTCACTTAACACGGCACTTTTGGGATGTATAACAATTTTTAGTTTCCATAAAAACACATACTTAATGTAAAAGTTGCAATacttttttatctatttttttctttttgttttgattggtgttttacgccgtactcaataatataaGAATACACTTaaaccatggcggccagcattattgtgggaagacaATGGGCAGAACCCTGTGGGGAACCCAcgacatccacaggttgctggcggaccttcccatgtacggtcggagaactcacagcgacggcattggtgggaagctcctgggtcattgcgccgcgttaGTGTTCTAACCCCTcgtccacggaggccccataatTGAGAGAGTTAGTGTAAATTCACGGTAAGTTAAGTTCACGGTATGAACTGCATGTAACTGTCTCCGTATTCCCCAGTACAGAACATAcagaacatatagaaaattgttttcagaaaccaattaagtgccaagtgaggcagcaacaagtatcatttttaaagttttaagcATGACCTTACCTGGGTTTGACCCCAGATCTTCCGATTTCGTGGCGGACGCTCAAACCaataaaccaccaaacaacCCATATGACAACCTAAAAGAGCACAATACAACACTGCCCTTGACACTGCGCATGGTTGGAATATTACAACTCGCTAAACACAAATTCAATATCATAAAGGACACTCTTCCATACAGTTGAAGTATAACACCCTACATGACACTTCCCACAATTACCGTATAAGACATTCAACAACACTTACCCATTAACTTCATGCCACCTCACATAGATGTAGCGCTTCACACGGtttgaacaaactccatgcagtgGGACAACTTACACTAGTGTCTCTGCAAATTgactacatcgctttaatttcctaaaatCCACCACTAAatctatactgccgtgagatcatatactacaagagataaaataaaattgatttagtAAGGTTATTAtactaagttggttagcgcgctagtgcagcgtaatgacccagtagtctcttaccaatgcggtcgctgggagttcaagtccagctcatgctggcttcctctccggccgtacgttggaaggtttgcggatggtcgtgggttttcccccgggctgtgcccggtttccacccaccataatgctggccgccgttgtataagtgaaatattcttgagcacggcgtaaaacaccaatcaaataaagaaaaaatgcatgtatgttatactaaaacgtgtgaaGATCTTCAAATATAACAGTGTcactaacagggtttacagttaagtgaGAGTAATTTAGGTACCTGATGTCGCCCTCCATCAAACATGTTGATCTCCGCCCAGTACCCAACATGCCATTGGTTGTAAATAATTCTGATGTCACCGCGGGAAATGGGTACTTGCCTTCGAAACAGAACTAATGGGCTTAAACATTATGGATTAGAAAAAGTGCTCGAATTttattttccttgcaagaatatgaacttccaaaatattgctgttacgtgtcactgaccagCAGCAATTTTGATAGcgagtatgattgattttatttaaatattgttgaatataggcgacaagcTAAAAGAAGTAGACGATAGAAAGATCTATAATGGCTTTACTGCCTCGTTGCAATGTTGAAATATGGAGCAAACACAAGGGAGGAATGATAATTGGCAGTTCTTCCAATCTGATTGTGCCTAATGCAGTGGCACACACAATGtcatatgacataaataatcctccttgtttcatgtatatctCTATACGCCAACCTGCTGTGTTTATGCAGTCAGTCACCATTCCTGGCCAGGTTCTAGTGAAACGTCCAACATCCGGAAGACGAAtgctggattcaaacatttgGATGTGATCAGTGTTTCTTAACGAGATTTTGAATGTTGTGAAATCACCAGTCGTATCAGTCGACCAGTGGAAGATGCTCTAGGGTGTTGGTGATTGACACGTGACCAAGTAAGAAGATAAGCAGATCCGTGGGTAGGGAAGTTGAGTAGATTATTGCTACACTCCTATTCACAATAGCCCCAAACATCAGGTAACTTTGTACTGTCAGCAGAGGCATGCACATATGAACTGTAGACCGTCAAGAGCATAAGAAAAGTCGGTTAACTTATAATGAGACAACAAGGTGTATAAACGTTTATTTGTGTTGATGAAGGTAAATATGTTGAAGTATTCTTCGATTTTTTCATCTGGTATGTTATTGTACACATGCTTCTTTGCTACAACATCTCAGTGTAATGTATTTAATCGCATAAGTGTGAAAGCAAAACATTCAATACTTCAGAGATAATACCAGCTATTACATTACCAAATCaactgaaaagattattttgtgCAAACGACACAGGTAATCTCATAACCGTCCACATATGGTGGACAAGGTAGTGAGCCACACGCCGCCTCCACCACGTACAGGAGATTTCCATTGAGGTTGGAAGCGGTGGCGGGATGAGTATCTGGATCCTGATCCACGCACACGTACTCAGACTTGTGGTACGTGTGGTGTTGGGACATAAGAAACCCCAGGTACTCCACGGTCCATCCCGATGGACACTCGAGTCGGGCTGGGATCATCAGATGACTCAACCTTCCCGAAGTATAGCACACAGCACACTGAGCCTCTCTGTCATGAGGGACGACACCCCCCGAGTTTGTTGTGTAGAAGACATCATTCCCAGAACTTATCTGAAACTCAGTTCCATACACATACGATTTGGATTGATGTCCAGGGTAGGTTTTGTTGAACTGGGGATCCAGTGGGAGACACAACTGGTTAGCTCCACTTCCTGTATGCTTGTAGTAAGAGCCAGCCATTATACCTAAAGATAAAGCACATTTGAAATTAATAGAAAAGATACAGCTACTTCTTGTAGCTTTGAGCCCGTAAACGATGTGCACAAACCTATGTTCATAAGAATATCCAGTGGTGTCACACACATGGACGCTTGACACCTCATCACTTGATGTGTAGGTACTACAAGCAGCTCAGTAGTACTGCATTAGTTCACAAAAAAGCCGTTATTGTATAGTACTATTGTTCTGGTACACTTCAggacataatgactcctcgttgtggtataatttgaaaattgttaagttcgacgttaaacaaTACACAAGCCTACATATCTATAAACGTAgatacatacgtacatgcatacatgcgtACGTACCTACATACGTATATAcctacgtacatacatacattcataccaATTCACCTACATACCTATGTACAAATATACGTACATAAGTATATACCTATATacctgcatacatacatacatacatacatacatgcgtacatacataggtatatacacacatacatacatacatacttacatatatacatacatacaaatgtacacgcatacatacatacgtacatacgaaAACGCAtacgtagataaatacatacgtacatacctacaacatacatacgtacatacctGCCTACAGACATACACCCATATCTatacacctacatacatacgtacaaatatacgtacataagtatatatctatatacatacatacgtacatacgagCATACATTCATGCGTATATATCTACAcacctacatacctacctacctacatacatgcgTGGATACCCGTATACCTagctacatatatacgtacatacgtaaatacataaatacctacataaatacatatgtacatagatatgtacatatctaaatACATACAAACGTAATTACATACGTTGTACCTCCATAcgtacatagatacatatatacatacccttatacctacatacgtacatacccacatacctacatacttacaaacatacatatgtacttacCTACATTTATACGTAAGTACCAACATACCTggatacagacatacatatatacctacatatctacacacctacatgcctacctacctacctacatacataaatacatatgagCTTATGAGTTTATTACAGGACAGCAGGGGATGTTCACTACCATCAGTCTATTGTACTTCAGTGGCTTATGTGCACAGCCGTTGGTTATTACACCTTGTTAGTTTATGTGTACGTTTATTCGTCTTTTTCATCTCAGCAACTTGTTCCTGTCTCGCTTGTCGCTCAGttctgagaagttagagcaaggggACATGACTGGTTAGCTTTGtttcaatataatgtgactggcaagggtgggttgtcatgtttggtgtcttcggcgtgatagaAACTGAGGAGGGCaaagatttgttttgaaaaacaaattgatgaCAAAAGACGGACCTAAGCTTAAGGTCGTCGTATGTTTGTTTGGAGACACAGCCACTGTTTTGTGTGCACGTGTTATATGGTGACGTAAGCACTTGGAAAAACgcatttgtttgtgtacttgTTATACCTTAAAGAGAGAACGACCACACTTGTGTGTGGTGAAGTCAACAGGAGAAGCAATAACAATCTACaagagatttgaaattttaacttcagTCTATGATCGCTTTGCAATCTCGGGGCCAGCTCTTATATGATGACGTCAAAAGGAGAGCACACCACATTAGGGTGTTATTTAGGGTCTATGCTGACGTCAGTACAGGGACGACCATCAGCAAGAGTGAATGCCGAATGAGAAAGATGCTAGTCTGTCAATCCTTAGGTCACGTAAGCTGTTAGTTCAGTTCTAATCTCAGAAAATATCTAAAGGCTCTTACTAATCGTAACTCTTGAAAATTTTTGTGCAACTTAGCTGCAATATGCTTATTTTTTACCTGAATATAATCTTTGCGAATGATCCGGACAGATATTTCTTCCCCAGCGGGTGTAGACCACTCCTCCTGAAAATCGGTAAAACACACTGGAATGACTAGCTAATACTAAAATCAACAGGTACTTTTAAGCACGGTGTGGCTATGTTTTGGCAAAGTGAAGCGTCACTTCTGATGTCTTTAGCATAATGTTACAGTGAGACAGCATTAATATGTCGACACTGTCCAGATCTGCTACCAGTACATCTCAGTcgtgatatataatataagggtataaacgacgttaaacacaaagtCAGGGAAAAATTATGCAGGATTTTTACTTATTCGCTAGTTACAACAGGTCGAGTATTGATATCATATACTTGGTCATTTGGTTTACAAACCCCTATTTTACAGCaagcatatttaaattttattta
Above is a window of Liolophura sinensis isolate JHLJ2023 chromosome 7, CUHK_Ljap_v2, whole genome shotgun sequence DNA encoding:
- the LOC135469890 gene encoding short-chain collagen C4-like, whose translation is MDETESRGVVYTRWGRNICPDHSQRLYSGIMAGSYYKHTGSGANQLCLPLDPQFNKTYPGHQSKSYVYGTEFQISSGNDVFYTTNSGGVVPHDREAQCAVCYTSGRLSHLMIPARLECPSGWTVEYLGFLMSQHHTYHKSEYVCVDQDPDTHPATASNLNGNLLYVVEAACGSLPCPPYVDGYEITCVVCTK